The nucleotide window GTCGCGACCTTCTATGTGACGTCGGCGCTCTTCGTGCTCGTGGTGCTGGGGGCGGTGGCCCGCCTGAACGGCTTCTCCATCCTGCGCCTGCTGCGCTACCTGAAGGCGGAGCTGTTCCTCGTGCTGGGCACCAGCTCGTCCGAGGCCGCGCTGCCCAGCCTCATGGAGAAGCTGGAGCGCGCGGGCTGCGCGAAGCAGATCGTCGGCCTGGTGGTGCCCACCGGCTACTCCTTCAACCTGGATGGCACCAACATCTATATGACGCTGGCGGCGCTGTTCATCGCCCAGGCCACCGACACGCACGTGTCCGTGGGCAACCAGGTTCTCCTGTTGCTCGTGGCCATGCTCAGCTCCAAGGGGGCCGCGGGGGTGACGGGGGCAGGCTTCATCACCCTGGCGGCCACGCTGTCCGTCGTTCCCACCGTGCCCGTGGCCGGCATCGCGTTGATTCTCGGCGTGGACCGCTTCATGTCGGAGTGCCGCGCCCTCACCAACGTCATCGGCAACGCCGTGGCGACCATCGTCGTCGCCAACTGGGAAGGGGGCATCGACCGTGCGCGGTTCGCCGAGGCCCTGAAGGACCCAACCCCGGCGCCGCTCTCCGCCGAGAAGCCCTGAGCCGGGCCGGTGTCTCCGGGCCGGCCCGGGAGGGGTACACGGGTGGACACATGCACCGCCCTCCGGGCGGGCACCTCCTTCACACCCCTGCAAAGCGCCTGGAGAGGAGGCAAGCTGCTTCCGGATGCGCCGGGGTGGGTGGGGCGGTATCCCTAGGAGGGGAGGCTCGCGATGGACACGAAGACGAAGGCCGCCGGACAGGCCAGGGCCGTGGTGCTCTTCGACGGGGTCTGCAACCTCTGCAACAGCACCGTCAACTTCATCATCGACCGGGACCCCACCGCGCACTTCCGCTTCGCGGCCTTGCAGTCGCCCCAGGCCGCGGAGCTGCTGGCCCCCCTGGGCCGCGTGCCCCAGGGCGAGCCCCAGAGCATCTTCCTGCTCGAAGATGGGAAGCTCTACGAGCGCTCCACGGCGGCGCTGAAGATCGCCCGGCGCATGGGCGGGGCCTGGAAGGGGCTCTATGCCTTCATCGTGGTGCCGGCGCCGGTGCGCGATGCCGTCTACCGCTTCATCGCGAGCCACCGGTACCGGTGGTTCGGCAAGTCGGACGCCTGCCGGATGCCCACCCCGGAGCTGCGGGAGCGGTTTCTCTAGCCCCCGTCAGTTGACGCGGCGCTCGCGCCCCTTCCAGTACGGCTCGCGCAGCACCCCCTTGAGCAGCTTGCCGGCGGCGTTGCGCGGGAGCCCCTCGGTGAACTCCACGGACTTGGGCACCTTGAACTCCGCCAGGGCCCCGCGCGTGTGGCGCAGGATGTCCCCGGCGCGCAGCGTGGCGCCGGGCTGCTTCACCACCAGCGCCTTGACGGCCTCGCCCCACAGCTCGTCCGGCACCCCGATGACGGCCACGTCCGCGACCCCGGGGTGGCTCCGGATGACGTTTTCGATCTCCGCCGGGTAGATGTTCTCCCCCGCCGAGATGATCATGTCCTTCACCCGGTCGCAGATGTAGACGAAGCCCTCCGCGTCCACGTACCCGGCGTCGCCCGTCATCACCCACTCCCCCACGAGCGTCTTCCGGGTCTCCTCCGGCTGGCGCCAGTAGCCGGCCATCCGCGCGGGGGAGTTCAGGCAGATCTGCCCGATGGTTCCCGGGGGCACCTCCTGCCCCTGCTCGTCCAGGACGCGCACCCGCACCCCGGGAAAGGGCCGGCCCGCGGCGCGCAACCGGGAGGCCGGCGCGTTCTGGTGGTCCTCCGGCCGCAGACAGACGGCGCAGTTGCCCGTCTCGGTCATGCCGTAGATCTGCGCGAAGTCGCAGCCCAGCAGGCGCCGCCCCTTCTCCAGCAGCGCGGACGAGATGGGCGCCCCCCCGTACACGACGGCCTTCAGGGATGACAGGTCCGCCTGGTGGAGGCCCGGCTCGCCCAGGAGGATCTGCATCATCGCGGGCACCATGCACGTGTGGGTGACCCGGTAGCGGGCCAGGCTGGAGAGAATCGTGGCGGGCTCGAAGCTCCGCAGGACGACCTGCGTGCTTCCCATCGCCAGCCCCCGCACCAGCCACCACAGGCCTCCGATGTGGAAGGTGGGCACGAAGAGCATGCTGACGCTGGCCTCCGTCCAGCCAATCCAGCGCTCGCCGTGGGCCTCCAGCGCATGCGCGATGGCCAGGAAGCTGCGGTGGGGCAGCAGCACCCCCTTGGGCCTGCCCGTGGTGCCGCTCGTGTAGAGCTGCACCACCACCTCCTCCGGATCATAGGACGTGGCCAGGGGCGTGGAGGCCGCCCCCTCGCACCAGCGGGCGAAGTCTCCCGGGGCGCTCAGGGGCGCGCCCACCCGGACCACGGGCAGCGGGCCGCGCATCTTCTCGAACACCCGCGGCACCAGGGCCGCGGACTCCTCGTCCACGAAGAGCAGCCGGGCCCCCGAGTCCTCAAGGATGTAGGCCAGCTCCTCCGGGGCGAGCCGCCAGTTCAGGCCCACGTAGACGGCGCGGGCCTTGGCCACCCCGAACAGGAGCACGAGCGAGTCGAGGGACTCCCGGCCGAGCACCGCCACCCGCTCTCCCGGGTGGAGGCCCTCCCGGCGCAGGGCATGCGCCGCCTGGTTGGCGCGGCGCTCCAGCGCCTCGAAGCTCAGGGCCTCGTCCCGCAGGATGAGGGCGGCCTTCGGCCCCAGGGTCTGACTCCGCAGGGCCGGCAGCGTGGCGAGCGTGGTGACTTCGCGCATCCAGCGCATGGTGTGCGTCTCCTGGCCGTTCATCCCGTGGCCTTCGTGGGCCCCACGTCCGCCGTCCGCCCGTAGCCCAGCACCTCGTCGTGCAGGTGCTGGGTGAGGGCGTCCAGGGTGGGGAAGTCGAACAGCAGCGCCGCCGGCAGGGAGCAGCCGAGGGTGATTTCCAGGTGGTTCTTCAGCTCCACGGACGAGAGCGAGTCGATGCCCAGCTCCACCAGCCGGTGGTGAGGGTCGATCTTCTCGGGCGAGGAGAAGCCCAGCATGCGGGCCAGCAGGCCGCGCGAGAAGCCCAGCAGCAGCTCCCGGCGCTGCGAGGGCGAGGCCTCGCGCAGCCGGGCCCGGAAGAGCTCGGGGGGCTCGGCGGGGGTGGTGCTCTTGCCGCGCGCGGCACCGGTCATCAGGGACTCGACGAGCTTCAGCGGTGTGCCCAGGCGCACCTGGCGGATGAACCGCTCCCAGTCGATGGCCGCCACGCCCGCCTGGGGCAGGTCCCCGCGCAGCAGGATGCCCAGGGCCGCCAGCGCCAGCGGGGTGGGCAGCGTGTGGATGCCCCGCGCCGCGGCCTGCTTGCGCTGCTGCGGATCCAGGGTGGCCGCCATGCCCACCGAGGCCCAGGAGCCCCAGTTGATGCTCAGGCCCGGCAGGCCCTGGGCCCGGCGCTGGTGCATGAGGACATCCATGAAGGCGTTGGCCGCCGCGTAGTTGGCCTGGCCCAGCGAGCCCAGCGCGGAGGACATGGACGAGAAGCAGACGAAGAAGTCCAGGGGCAGGTCCTTCGTCACGAGGTGCAGGTTCCACGTCCCCTGCACCTTGGGCCTCATCACCTTCTGGAAGCGCTCTTCGGTCAGCTCCTGCAGGGTTCCGTC belongs to Stigmatella erecta and includes:
- a CDS encoding thiol-disulfide oxidoreductase DCC family protein, which gives rise to MDTKTKAAGQARAVVLFDGVCNLCNSTVNFIIDRDPTAHFRFAALQSPQAAELLAPLGRVPQGEPQSIFLLEDGKLYERSTAALKIARRMGGAWKGLYAFIVVPAPVRDAVYRFIASHRYRWFGKSDACRMPTPELRERFL
- a CDS encoding long-chain-fatty-acid--CoA ligase, coding for MRWMREVTTLATLPALRSQTLGPKAALILRDEALSFEALERRANQAAHALRREGLHPGERVAVLGRESLDSLVLLFGVAKARAVYVGLNWRLAPEELAYILEDSGARLLFVDEESAALVPRVFEKMRGPLPVVRVGAPLSAPGDFARWCEGAASTPLATSYDPEEVVVQLYTSGTTGRPKGVLLPHRSFLAIAHALEAHGERWIGWTEASVSMLFVPTFHIGGLWWLVRGLAMGSTQVVLRSFEPATILSSLARYRVTHTCMVPAMMQILLGEPGLHQADLSSLKAVVYGGAPISSALLEKGRRLLGCDFAQIYGMTETGNCAVCLRPEDHQNAPASRLRAAGRPFPGVRVRVLDEQGQEVPPGTIGQICLNSPARMAGYWRQPEETRKTLVGEWVMTGDAGYVDAEGFVYICDRVKDMIISAGENIYPAEIENVIRSHPGVADVAVIGVPDELWGEAVKALVVKQPGATLRAGDILRHTRGALAEFKVPKSVEFTEGLPRNAAGKLLKGVLREPYWKGRERRVN